The following proteins are co-located in the Alphaproteobacteria bacterium genome:
- a CDS encoding lysozyme yields MKVSLAGIKLIARFEGFQDSIYECPAGKPTIGFGHVVETSETNKYLKKLSLKEGLTLLNSDIVDRYEPDIQRLVTIPLEQGQFDALTSFDYNLGAKNLGNSTLLQHLNAADIHQASLQFPLWRKAAGQYLPGLFKRRLAEMFIFRGDDKIPEDLGTIPTSLPGETLLMVYQNLAPAVQREAQDIYLEYKANSR; encoded by the coding sequence ATGAAAGTTTCTCTTGCTGGAATTAAATTAATTGCAAGATTTGAAGGGTTTCAAGATAGCATTTATGAGTGCCCAGCAGGAAAACCTACAATTGGTTTCGGCCATGTTGTGGAAACATCTGAGACAAATAAATATTTGAAGAAATTATCACTCAAAGAGGGACTAACGCTTTTAAATTCAGATATTGTTGATAGATATGAACCTGATATTCAAAGACTAGTTACCATTCCTTTGGAACAAGGCCAATTCGATGCTCTCACTTCTTTTGATTACAACTTAGGGGCAAAAAATTTAGGTAATTCAACACTTTTACAACATCTCAATGCGGCGGACATTCATCAAGCCTCTCTTCAATTCCCTTTATGGCGCAAAGCCGCTGGTCAATATCTTCCCGGTTTGTTCAAAAGAAGGTTAGCGGAAATGTTTATATTTAGAGGGGACGATAAAATTCCTGAGGATTTGGGGACTATTCCGACCAGCCTTCCGGGCGAAACTTTGTTGATGGTTTATCAAAACTTGGCGCCGGCCGTGCAACGCGAAGCGCAGGATATTTACCTAGAATATAAAGCAAATAGTCGTTAG
- a CDS encoding uracil-DNA glycosylase: MMINQKLIETLRWYQELGITIAVDDTPANHAAAIRTIPPKTPSPQISVSSVLTPSASMPSIPGTPVNLAYCQTLEDLRRALEGFEGCALKKTATNLVFADGNPKAKVMLIGEAPGADEDRQGVPFVGVSGQLLDRMLATIGLNRESVYITNIVPWRPPGNRQPTPQEIAACKPFVEKHIAFIQPEILVLVGGVAMKTLFNTNDGIMRLRGTWQSYHSPELKAPLKAMATYHPSFLLRSPGQKAQSWQDLLMIKNALKSINTH, translated from the coding sequence ATGATGATAAATCAGAAACTTATTGAAACTTTACGTTGGTACCAAGAATTAGGCATCACTATAGCTGTTGATGATACCCCAGCTAACCATGCTGCAGCTATTCGGACAATTCCCCCGAAAACACCTTCCCCTCAAATTTCGGTGAGTTCTGTCCTAACCCCTTCTGCCTCAATGCCATCAATACCTGGGACGCCGGTGAATTTAGCATACTGTCAAACCCTTGAAGATTTGCGACGTGCCCTTGAAGGTTTTGAGGGGTGTGCCCTAAAGAAAACAGCAACAAATCTTGTTTTTGCTGATGGAAACCCAAAAGCAAAAGTGATGCTCATTGGCGAAGCTCCCGGCGCTGATGAGGATCGGCAAGGTGTTCCTTTTGTCGGTGTGAGTGGTCAGCTTCTGGACAGAATGCTTGCGACCATCGGCTTGAATCGAGAATCCGTCTACATAACCAACATTGTTCCCTGGCGTCCTCCAGGAAATCGTCAACCAACCCCTCAAGAAATTGCAGCTTGCAAACCCTTCGTTGAAAAGCATATTGCCTTTATTCAACCAGAAATCTTGGTTCTTGTGGGAGGGGTTGCCATGAAAACTCTTTTCAATACGAATGACGGAATTATGCGACTGCGAGGCACCTGGCAATCCTATCATTCCCCTGAATTAAAAGCACCTCTGAAGGCAATGGCTACCTATCATCCTTCCTTTCTTTTGCGGTCTCCCGGACAAAAAGCACAGTCTTGGCAAGATCTATTGATGATTAAAAATGCTTTAAAATCCATAAATACCCATTAA
- a CDS encoding electron transfer flavoprotein-ubiquinone oxidoreductase, with translation MDEMHYDVVIVGAGPSGLSAAIRLKQLDTSLRVCILEKGSEVGAHIISGCVFDPRALEELIPDWRQKEAPLTIAVREDRFSFLTRRYQFRLPVPLQMKNANNYMISLSQFCRWLARQAEAMGVEIYPGFAATDPLFNHQGDLWGVKIGDQGVGRDGQPTHSYQPGLAIYGKQILIGEGCRGSLAELLMHHFHLREESCPPTYGLGLKEIWEVKPELHKEGRVIHSIGWPLDFQTYGGSFLYHLANNQVAVGFVVGLDYQNPYLSPFEEFQRFKIHPAIRPLFEGGKRLSFGARALNEGGWQSLPKLTFPGGAIMGCSAGFLNVPKIKGTHTAMKSGMLCAEGVFEKLQGRVNDYEHRFHQSWAAKELHQVRNIRPGFRWGMILGLINAALETYILRGRSPWTWRNRSDHKSLRLAKNSKKIIYPKPDGRITFDRLSSVFLCNIHHSENQPNHLKLKIPELAISHNLKLYDSPEQRYCPASVYEIVETEESPQLHINSANCIHCKTCDIKDPFQNIQWVPPEGGNGPNYTDM, from the coding sequence ATGGATGAAATGCACTATGACGTTGTCATTGTCGGAGCAGGTCCTTCAGGTCTTTCCGCAGCTATTCGACTCAAACAACTTGATACTTCTCTTCGGGTTTGTATTTTGGAAAAAGGGTCTGAAGTGGGGGCCCATATTATCTCAGGCTGTGTTTTTGATCCCCGTGCCTTAGAAGAACTCATTCCGGATTGGCGTCAGAAAGAAGCCCCTCTAACCATTGCGGTTCGAGAAGATCGCTTTTCCTTCCTTACGCGTCGTTATCAGTTCCGCTTGCCTGTTCCTCTTCAAATGAAAAATGCAAATAATTATATGATCTCCCTCAGTCAATTCTGTCGGTGGTTAGCTCGTCAGGCGGAGGCTATGGGTGTAGAGATTTATCCCGGATTTGCTGCTACTGACCCTTTATTTAATCATCAAGGAGACCTTTGGGGAGTGAAAATAGGGGATCAAGGTGTAGGACGTGATGGACAGCCCACCCACTCTTATCAGCCAGGCCTTGCTATTTATGGAAAGCAAATTCTCATTGGAGAAGGATGTCGAGGAAGTTTGGCCGAGCTTTTAATGCATCATTTTCATTTGAGAGAGGAGTCTTGCCCGCCAACATACGGATTGGGTTTAAAAGAAATATGGGAAGTGAAGCCAGAATTGCACAAAGAGGGTCGGGTCATTCATAGTATTGGATGGCCCTTGGATTTTCAAACTTATGGGGGAAGTTTCCTCTACCATTTGGCCAATAATCAAGTGGCGGTGGGATTTGTGGTAGGCCTAGATTACCAAAATCCTTATTTGTCGCCATTTGAAGAATTTCAGCGATTTAAAATCCATCCGGCTATTCGACCTTTGTTTGAAGGAGGAAAGCGCTTAAGTTTTGGGGCAAGAGCCTTAAATGAAGGGGGATGGCAATCCCTCCCAAAACTCACCTTTCCTGGCGGAGCGATCATGGGATGCAGTGCAGGTTTTTTGAATGTGCCTAAGATTAAAGGTACACATACCGCCATGAAATCAGGAATGCTCTGTGCTGAAGGTGTATTTGAAAAGCTACAGGGAAGAGTTAACGATTATGAACATCGATTCCACCAAAGTTGGGCAGCTAAAGAGTTGCATCAAGTGCGTAATATTCGTCCCGGATTTCGTTGGGGAATGATTCTGGGGCTTATAAATGCGGCACTGGAAACATACATACTGCGTGGTCGATCACCTTGGACCTGGCGAAATCGTAGTGATCATAAAAGTCTACGCTTGGCGAAAAATTCAAAAAAAATAATTTATCCTAAGCCGGACGGTAGAATAACTTTTGATCGACTCAGCTCTGTTTTTTTGTGCAATATACATCATAGCGAAAATCAACCCAATCATCTCAAGCTTAAAATTCCTGAATTAGCAATTTCTCATAATTTAAAACTTTATGATAGCCCTGAGCAACGCTATTGTCCTGCCAGTGTCTATGAGATTGTAGAAACTGAGGAAAGCCCGCAACTTCATATTAACAGCGCCAATTGCATTCATTGTAAGACTTGTGATATCAAAGACCCATTCCAAAATATTCAATGGGTACCTCCAGAAGGTGGAAATGGGCCTAATTATACGGATATGTAG
- a CDS encoding 4-(cytidine 5'-diphospho)-2-C-methyl-D-erythritol kinase — MNITRLAPAKINLMLHVVGRQVDGYHHLQTLVIFADYGDEIRVGKAESSSLTIDGPFAPHVPLSADNIVILAARWVKERFPIVDQVHIHLTKNLPIASGMGGGSSDAAATIAALLSCHEISLTSAQEDALILASGELGADVPMCLAHQFGRGPLLWIDSSGRESLPLPINGDIKGVMVLVNPGVPISTPAIFKKIQPPYTASQDFKNLLENHFQGNVVEYLKAQKNDLMESATTQEAKIGKLLQALQKAPGCLIARMSGSGATCFAMFEDEEFAKSALIRKMPKAWGVTCNFWGSVEK; from the coding sequence ATGAATATTACGCGTCTTGCTCCTGCCAAAATCAATCTTATGCTTCATGTGGTCGGACGTCAGGTGGATGGGTATCATCATTTACAAACTCTCGTAATTTTTGCTGATTATGGTGATGAAATTAGAGTGGGAAAGGCCGAATCATCAAGCTTAACGATTGATGGTCCTTTTGCGCCTCATGTTCCTTTGTCTGCGGATAACATAGTAATTTTAGCTGCACGTTGGGTCAAAGAGCGCTTCCCCATTGTTGACCAAGTCCATATCCACTTAACCAAGAATTTGCCGATTGCTTCTGGTATGGGGGGTGGGTCGAGCGATGCTGCCGCTACCATTGCCGCACTGCTTTCTTGTCACGAAATTTCATTAACAAGTGCCCAAGAAGATGCTCTTATATTGGCATCCGGGGAATTGGGAGCAGATGTTCCTATGTGTTTGGCTCATCAATTTGGCAGAGGGCCCCTGTTATGGATTGATAGCTCTGGGCGCGAATCGCTTCCTCTCCCCATAAATGGAGATATAAAAGGGGTGATGGTTCTGGTCAATCCTGGTGTTCCTATTTCGACTCCTGCCATTTTTAAAAAAATTCAGCCTCCCTATACAGCGTCTCAAGATTTTAAAAATCTCTTAGAGAATCATTTTCAAGGTAATGTCGTGGAGTATTTAAAAGCTCAAAAAAATGATTTAATGGAATCCGCAACAACCCAAGAAGCAAAAATTGGCAAACTGCTTCAAGCTCTTCAAAAAGCTCCGGGATGTTTGATTGCAAGAATGTCGGGCAGTGGAGCAACTTGTTTTGCTATGTTCGAAGATGAAGAATTTGCGAAATCAGCATTGATTCGAAAAATGCCTAAAGCTTGGGGGGTGACTTGTAACTTTTGGGGGTCCGTTGAAAAATAA
- a CDS encoding serine hydroxymethyltransferase, translating into MLPNNESLNQIDPEIAEAIRLELHRQQDQIELIASENIVSSAVLAAQGSIMTNKYAEGYPARRYYGGCEYVDIAEQLAIERVKKLFNCSFANVQPHSGSQANQAVFLALLKPGDTILGMSLASGGHLTHGSSVNISGKWFRSVSYNVHPETHLIDYDAILKIAEAERPQMIIAGGSAYPRFIDFARMRQIAESVGAFFMVDMAHFAGLVAGGLFPSPIPHAHIVTSTTHKTLRGPRGGIILTNDENLAKKINSAVFPGLQGGPLMHVIAAKAVAFGEALKPEFKTYAANIVTNMKSMGQRLIELGFSLVSGGTDSHLILVDLRKKNITGKAAEAALGLANITCNKNGIPFDDTSPMITSGIRLGSPACTTRGFGVAEFNQIADMIAEVIHTPDEKTTQKIKQQAISLCRQFPIYPHLKVS; encoded by the coding sequence ATGCTCCCTAATAATGAATCTTTAAATCAAATTGACCCAGAAATTGCAGAAGCTATTCGTTTAGAACTTCACCGTCAACAAGATCAAATTGAATTGATTGCCTCTGAAAATATTGTTTCATCAGCTGTATTGGCAGCCCAGGGCTCAATAATGACAAACAAGTACGCCGAAGGATATCCAGCCCGTCGATATTATGGGGGATGTGAATATGTCGATATAGCCGAACAATTGGCTATCGAACGCGTTAAAAAATTATTTAATTGTTCGTTTGCTAATGTGCAACCCCACTCAGGTAGTCAAGCGAATCAGGCCGTTTTCTTAGCTCTTTTAAAACCAGGCGATACAATTTTAGGTATGTCTTTAGCCTCTGGGGGACACTTAACCCATGGCTCTTCTGTCAATATTTCTGGAAAATGGTTTCGATCTGTCAGTTATAATGTACACCCCGAAACTCACCTTATCGACTATGACGCTATCCTTAAAATTGCCGAGGCTGAACGCCCCCAAATGATTATTGCGGGAGGCTCTGCTTACCCTCGTTTCATTGATTTTGCGCGCATGCGTCAAATCGCTGAATCCGTAGGGGCTTTCTTCATGGTGGATATGGCACATTTTGCCGGTCTTGTAGCAGGAGGTTTATTTCCAAGCCCGATTCCCCATGCACATATTGTTACCTCAACAACTCACAAAACCTTACGGGGACCCAGAGGCGGTATTATCTTAACCAACGACGAGAACCTAGCCAAAAAAATTAATTCCGCTGTGTTTCCAGGTCTTCAGGGAGGCCCTTTAATGCATGTTATTGCCGCTAAAGCTGTCGCCTTTGGCGAAGCTTTAAAACCAGAATTTAAAACCTATGCCGCCAATATCGTAACCAATATGAAAAGCATGGGGCAACGTCTTATTGAATTGGGATTTTCTCTTGTGTCAGGGGGGACTGACTCACACCTTATTTTGGTTGATTTGAGAAAGAAGAATATAACAGGTAAAGCTGCTGAAGCAGCCCTGGGCCTTGCTAATATTACCTGCAATAAAAATGGCATTCCTTTTGATGATACCTCGCCTATGATTACTTCCGGTATTCGTTTGGGCAGTCCAGCCTGTACAACGCGTGGCTTTGGCGTTGCTGAATTTAATCAAATTGCTGATATGATTGCTGAAGTGATCC
- a CDS encoding asparaginase: MSSNPILVQIIRGDMIESFFRGAYVIMDSAGQIIDSVGDIDRPIYPRSALKPIQAIGLLECGAGEAYKLSLPEIALSCASHNGEERHIHIVNEWLERLGFDCNILECGIHASMNQETMLAFVRAGNKLTPAHNACSGKHTGFVTQALHMKVPVAGYTHLDHPVQQHTNRMIEEMIGISVTEAPKGIDGCQVPVIGMPLKNLAHGMAKMSNPIGLRPALSKSIQRIVTAIQTHPDLIAGTGRFCSAITLGTEGKILAKMGADGVFSVILPEKGWGIALKIDDGNLVAAEVAILGILTKHNLVAPHSTWDRWAHPTIKTWNKQIVGEISFVG; this comes from the coding sequence ATGTCAAGCAATCCCATTTTGGTGCAAATTATCCGCGGAGATATGATAGAAAGTTTTTTTCGCGGTGCCTACGTTATCATGGATTCAGCTGGTCAAATTATTGATTCTGTTGGAGATATTGATCGCCCTATTTATCCGCGCTCCGCTTTAAAACCAATTCAGGCTATTGGTCTGTTAGAATGTGGGGCGGGAGAGGCATACAAGCTATCACTTCCTGAAATTGCTCTGTCGTGTGCTTCGCATAATGGGGAAGAGCGTCATATACACATTGTCAACGAATGGCTTGAACGCTTGGGTTTTGATTGCAATATTTTGGAATGTGGCATTCACGCATCCATGAATCAGGAAACGATGTTGGCATTTGTGCGTGCGGGCAATAAATTAACACCTGCCCATAATGCTTGCTCTGGTAAACATACAGGATTTGTGACGCAAGCGCTTCACATGAAAGTACCTGTTGCGGGTTATACGCACTTAGATCATCCTGTTCAACAGCACACAAATCGCATGATTGAAGAGATGATCGGTATCAGTGTTACTGAAGCTCCCAAAGGGATTGATGGTTGTCAGGTCCCGGTAATTGGAATGCCGTTAAAAAATTTGGCTCACGGGATGGCGAAAATGAGTAACCCAATAGGGTTAAGGCCTGCTCTATCGAAGAGTATTCAAAGGATTGTTACGGCTATACAGACCCATCCAGATTTGATTGCAGGTACGGGACGATTCTGCAGTGCAATTACACTAGGTACTGAAGGGAAAATTTTGGCAAAGATGGGAGCAGATGGTGTTTTCTCTGTCATTTTACCAGAAAAAGGATGGGGAATTGCTTTGAAAATAGACGACGGTAATCTGGTTGCCGCTGAGGTGGCTATCTTGGGTATTTTGACAAAGCATAATCTTGTCGCCCCTCATTCCACTTGGGATCGTTGGGCGCACCCCACTATTAAAACATGGAATAAACAGATTGTAGGGGAAATTTCTTTCGTCGGCTAA
- a CDS encoding flippase-like domain-containing protein, with amino-acid sequence MMQKKTSSFSVPWGIVLKCLVSGSLIYWLLNKIDIVNVWEIIKELNGGILLVVLLLIWLTLFAIAKRWQLVTQLGGMDPPLSHLTEATFIGACFNQFLPSSVGGDFFRILAIRRYGASLNEAVTSVFMDRLFGFISLGILCLLVIPLEGQALLNSDLKWPFLLTLLLLGGTLGGGSLLLFFPKRWQGYFFIRPFHSAIEVVQRSLKKRILFLSMFMTSFIASILLILGLQILMFAFDIPLTWKQGAAILPAVILLASLPISFAGWGLREGAIMMALGAYGVPQETALAMSLVYGTLHLASAFPGLILWILDKRRLKPSVSSA; translated from the coding sequence ATGATGCAAAAAAAAACATCATCCTTTTCGGTACCATGGGGCATTGTTTTAAAATGCCTCGTATCGGGAAGTCTAATCTACTGGCTGCTAAATAAAATTGATATTGTTAATGTTTGGGAGATTATCAAAGAGCTGAACGGTGGAATTTTGTTAGTTGTTTTGCTTCTAATTTGGTTGACTCTTTTTGCAATCGCGAAACGTTGGCAATTGGTGACTCAGTTGGGGGGTATGGATCCGCCATTAAGTCATTTGACTGAAGCCACTTTCATTGGGGCTTGTTTTAATCAGTTTCTGCCAAGTTCAGTGGGGGGAGACTTCTTCCGCATACTGGCAATACGTCGCTATGGAGCTTCTTTAAATGAGGCTGTCACAAGTGTTTTTATGGATCGTTTATTTGGTTTTATTTCCCTTGGGATTTTGTGTTTACTCGTCATTCCTCTAGAAGGGCAAGCTTTGCTGAATTCTGATCTCAAGTGGCCCTTCTTACTGACATTGTTGCTTCTTGGAGGCACACTGGGAGGAGGATCCTTGCTTCTTTTTTTTCCTAAGCGATGGCAAGGATATTTCTTTATCCGGCCCTTTCATTCGGCCATTGAAGTGGTGCAAAGGTCTTTGAAAAAAAGGATTTTGTTTTTAAGCATGTTCATGACTTCCTTTATAGCAAGTATCTTACTCATTTTAGGATTGCAAATATTGATGTTCGCCTTTGATATTCCTTTGACTTGGAAACAGGGGGCCGCTATCTTACCGGCGGTTATTTTACTTGCATCGTTGCCCATCTCATTTGCAGGATGGGGATTGCGTGAAGGCGCAATCATGATGGCTTTAGGCGCCTATGGTGTGCCACAAGAAACTGCTCTCGCTATGTCTCTTGTCTATGGCACATTGCATCTCGCGAGCGCGTTTCCTGGCTTGATATTATGGATTTTAGACAAGCGTCGATTAAAACCATCTGTGTCGTCTGCGTAA